A region from the Haemorhous mexicanus isolate bHaeMex1 chromosome 12, bHaeMex1.pri, whole genome shotgun sequence genome encodes:
- the ZDHHC1 gene encoding palmitoyltransferase ZDHHC1 isoform X3, which produces MNICNKPHNKIAPEDLGEAVPEVKVQRARRNGWSWPLHLFQVIAWLLFLFFALVGFGILVPLLPRHWLPAGYICPGVCFIYHLVVHLTAVSIDPADANVREKNYLGPLATFNRNQHAHVIENHHCHVCDVDVSAKSKHCGTCNKCVCGFDHHCKWLNNCVGERNYWLFLNSVLSAILGLGLLLLVAFYVFVEFFVDPAVLRSDQHFDALRNHMDRWFVFLPASPVETRAPAILVTAGIFILLSLVTMILLGHLLTFHIYLLWHKLTTYEYILQQRPQQQPDKEADLLSGNPGYTDPGIQVEEFSTVTSGKSFPKLYVHNQEGDPKQSSSPGSPSLHSVAPSQQRKKRRKKMQKVSSSAMDSGSKAHATPQPSFPDPLSDNPRGVRKKNLYSEHKVKRSCQQDRHVERDLELFSKIPAVFVSKSSGEPFVPQPQPSESTSEPDHRKCTSKQHVSTHDPCSKDIRTSTTAA; this is translated from the exons ATGAATATCTGCAATAAACCCCATAATAAGATAGCTCCAGAGGATTTGGGTGAAGCTGTCCCTGAGGTGAAGGTCCAACGTGCTCGAAGAAATGGCTGGAGCTGGCCCCTGCACCTGTTCCAGGTCATTGCCTGGCTGCTGTTCCTGTTCTTTGCTCTGGTTGGCTTTGGGATCCTGGTTCCCCTCCTGCCCCGCCACTGGCTGCCCGCTGGTTACATC TGTCCAGGAGTGTGTTTTATCTACCATTTAGTTGTTCATCTTACTGCAGTTTCCATTGATCCTGCGGATGCAAATGTGCGAGAAAAAAACTATCTGGGCCCTCTGGCCACCTTCAACCGTAACCAACACGCACATGTCATTGAGAACCATCACTGCCATGTCTGTGATGTAGATGT GAGTGCCAAGTCAAAGCACTGTGGAACTTGCAAcaagtgtgtgtgtggcttTGATCATCACTGCAAATGGCTCAACAACTGTGTGGGAGAGAGGAATTACTG GCTCTTTTTGAACAGCGTGCTGTCTGCCATTCTGGGCCTGGGGCTTCTGCTGCTCGTCGCTTTCTATGTCTTTGTGGAGTTCTTCGTCGACCCCGCGGTGCTTCGCTCTGACCAGCACTTCGATG CTTTGAGGAACCACATGGACCGCTGGTTTGTGTTTCTTCCTGCATCTCCTGTTGAGACTCGGGCACCTGCCATTTTGGTGACAGCTGggatttttattcttctcagCCTAGTGACCATGATCCTGCTGGGCCACCTCTTGACCTTTCACATCTATCTCT tGTGGCACAAGCTGACTACGTATGAGTACATCCTGCAGCAgcgtccccagcagcagccagacaaG gaAGCAGACTTATTGTCAGGTAATCCTGGCTATACAGACCCTGGAATTCAAGTAGAGGAATTCTCAACAGTAACTTCAGGAAAAAG CTTTCCAAAGCTCTATGTCCATAACCAAGAAGGTGACCCCAAGCAGAGCTCATCCCCTGGGTCCCCATCTCTTCACTCTGTGGCTCCTTCTCAG CAAcggaagaaaagaagaaagaaaatgcagaaagttTCTTCTTCTGCAATGGACAGTGGATCTAAAGCACATGCTACACCTCAGCCCTCATTCCCAGATCCCCTGTCAG ACAATCCCAGAGGAGTCAGGAAGAAGAATCTGTATTCTGAGCACAAGGTCAAAAGAAGCTGCCAGCAGGACAGACATGTGGAACGAGACCTGGAGCTTTTTTCTAAGATTCCTGCTGTGTTTGTAAGTAAGAGCAGTGGAGAACCTTTTgttcctcagccccagcccagtgAGAGCACGTCAGAGCCTGACCACAGAAAATGCACCAGCAAGCAGCATGTGAGCACACATGATCCATGCTCAAAGGACATAAGGACAAGCACCACAGCGGCCTAG
- the ZDHHC1 gene encoding palmitoyltransferase ZDHHC1 isoform X1, with amino-acid sequence MNICNKPHNKIAPEDLGEAVPEVKVQRARRNGWSWPLHLFQVIAWLLFLFFALVGFGILVPLLPRHWLPAGYICPGVCFIYHLVVHLTAVSIDPADANVREKNYLGPLATFNRNQHAHVIENHHCHVCDVDVSAKSKHCGTCNKCVCGFDHHCKWLNNCVGERNYWLFLNSVLSAILGLGLLLLVAFYVFVEFFVDPAVLRSDQHFDALRNHMDRWFVFLPASPVETRAPAILVTAGIFILLSLVTMILLGHLLTFHIYLLWHKLTTYEYILQQRPQQQPDKVDKKQESCSSQVRPSQEADLLSGNPGYTDPGIQVEEFSTVTSGKSFPKLYVHNQEGDPKQSSSPGSPSLHSVAPSQQRKKRRKKMQKVSSSAMDSGSKAHATPQPSFPDPLSEFPATAAVTSPSHRLHLLVPAFPLRAAVSPSSMGLIQAAGPPADYHSESAESMDEIPVAQTHLGSPVLQGPPQNNSGNSQHYPLSTDNPRGVRKKNLYSEHKVKRSCQQDRHVERDLELFSKIPAVFVSKSSGEPFVPQPQPSESTSEPDHRKCTSKQHVSTHDPCSKDIRTSTTAA; translated from the exons ATGAATATCTGCAATAAACCCCATAATAAGATAGCTCCAGAGGATTTGGGTGAAGCTGTCCCTGAGGTGAAGGTCCAACGTGCTCGAAGAAATGGCTGGAGCTGGCCCCTGCACCTGTTCCAGGTCATTGCCTGGCTGCTGTTCCTGTTCTTTGCTCTGGTTGGCTTTGGGATCCTGGTTCCCCTCCTGCCCCGCCACTGGCTGCCCGCTGGTTACATC TGTCCAGGAGTGTGTTTTATCTACCATTTAGTTGTTCATCTTACTGCAGTTTCCATTGATCCTGCGGATGCAAATGTGCGAGAAAAAAACTATCTGGGCCCTCTGGCCACCTTCAACCGTAACCAACACGCACATGTCATTGAGAACCATCACTGCCATGTCTGTGATGTAGATGT GAGTGCCAAGTCAAAGCACTGTGGAACTTGCAAcaagtgtgtgtgtggcttTGATCATCACTGCAAATGGCTCAACAACTGTGTGGGAGAGAGGAATTACTG GCTCTTTTTGAACAGCGTGCTGTCTGCCATTCTGGGCCTGGGGCTTCTGCTGCTCGTCGCTTTCTATGTCTTTGTGGAGTTCTTCGTCGACCCCGCGGTGCTTCGCTCTGACCAGCACTTCGATG CTTTGAGGAACCACATGGACCGCTGGTTTGTGTTTCTTCCTGCATCTCCTGTTGAGACTCGGGCACCTGCCATTTTGGTGACAGCTGggatttttattcttctcagCCTAGTGACCATGATCCTGCTGGGCCACCTCTTGACCTTTCACATCTATCTCT tGTGGCACAAGCTGACTACGTATGAGTACATCCTGCAGCAgcgtccccagcagcagccagacaaGGTAGACAAGAAACAGGAGTCTTGTTCCTCCCAAGTGAGACCCAGTCAG gaAGCAGACTTATTGTCAGGTAATCCTGGCTATACAGACCCTGGAATTCAAGTAGAGGAATTCTCAACAGTAACTTCAGGAAAAAG CTTTCCAAAGCTCTATGTCCATAACCAAGAAGGTGACCCCAAGCAGAGCTCATCCCCTGGGTCCCCATCTCTTCACTCTGTGGCTCCTTCTCAG CAAcggaagaaaagaagaaagaaaatgcagaaagttTCTTCTTCTGCAATGGACAGTGGATCTAAAGCACATGCTACACCTCAGCCCTCATTCCCAGATCCCCTGTCAG AGTTCCCAGCCACGGCTGCTGTCACCTCACCTTCCCACAGGCTTCACCTCTTAGTGCCAGCTTTTcctctgagagctgctgtgtcccccagcagcATGGGCCTCATCCAGGCAGCAGGACCTCCAGCTGACTATCACTCTGAGTCTGCTGAGTCCATGGATGAGattcctgtggctcagactcACCTTGGGAGCCCAGTCCTTCAAGGGCCTCCTCAGAATAACTCAGGCAACTCTCAACATTATCCCTTGTCCACAGACAATCCCAGAGGAGTCAGGAAGAAGAATCTGTATTCTGAGCACAAGGTCAAAAGAAGCTGCCAGCAGGACAGACATGTGGAACGAGACCTGGAGCTTTTTTCTAAGATTCCTGCTGTGTTTGTAAGTAAGAGCAGTGGAGAACCTTTTgttcctcagccccagcccagtgAGAGCACGTCAGAGCCTGACCACAGAAAATGCACCAGCAAGCAGCATGTGAGCACACATGATCCATGCTCAAAGGACATAAGGACAAGCACCACAGCGGCCTAG
- the ZDHHC1 gene encoding palmitoyltransferase ZDHHC1 isoform X2 → MNICNKPHNKIAPEDLGEAVPEVKVQRARRNGWSWPLHLFQVIAWLLFLFFALVGFGILVPLLPRHWLPAGYICPGVCFIYHLVVHLTAVSIDPADANVREKNYLGPLATFNRNQHAHVIENHHCHVCDVDVSAKSKHCGTCNKCVCGFDHHCKWLNNCVGERNYWLFLNSVLSAILGLGLLLLVAFYVFVEFFVDPAVLRSDQHFDALRNHMDRWFVFLPASPVETRAPAILVTAGIFILLSLVTMILLGHLLTFHIYLLWHKLTTYEYILQQRPQQQPDKVDKKQESCSSQVRPSQEADLLSGNPGYTDPGIQVEEFSTVTSGKSFPKLYVHNQEGDPKQSSSPGSPSLHSVAPSQQRKKRRKKMQKVSSSAMDSGSKAHATPQPSFPDPLSDNPRGVRKKNLYSEHKVKRSCQQDRHVERDLELFSKIPAVFVSKSSGEPFVPQPQPSESTSEPDHRKCTSKQHVSTHDPCSKDIRTSTTAA, encoded by the exons ATGAATATCTGCAATAAACCCCATAATAAGATAGCTCCAGAGGATTTGGGTGAAGCTGTCCCTGAGGTGAAGGTCCAACGTGCTCGAAGAAATGGCTGGAGCTGGCCCCTGCACCTGTTCCAGGTCATTGCCTGGCTGCTGTTCCTGTTCTTTGCTCTGGTTGGCTTTGGGATCCTGGTTCCCCTCCTGCCCCGCCACTGGCTGCCCGCTGGTTACATC TGTCCAGGAGTGTGTTTTATCTACCATTTAGTTGTTCATCTTACTGCAGTTTCCATTGATCCTGCGGATGCAAATGTGCGAGAAAAAAACTATCTGGGCCCTCTGGCCACCTTCAACCGTAACCAACACGCACATGTCATTGAGAACCATCACTGCCATGTCTGTGATGTAGATGT GAGTGCCAAGTCAAAGCACTGTGGAACTTGCAAcaagtgtgtgtgtggcttTGATCATCACTGCAAATGGCTCAACAACTGTGTGGGAGAGAGGAATTACTG GCTCTTTTTGAACAGCGTGCTGTCTGCCATTCTGGGCCTGGGGCTTCTGCTGCTCGTCGCTTTCTATGTCTTTGTGGAGTTCTTCGTCGACCCCGCGGTGCTTCGCTCTGACCAGCACTTCGATG CTTTGAGGAACCACATGGACCGCTGGTTTGTGTTTCTTCCTGCATCTCCTGTTGAGACTCGGGCACCTGCCATTTTGGTGACAGCTGggatttttattcttctcagCCTAGTGACCATGATCCTGCTGGGCCACCTCTTGACCTTTCACATCTATCTCT tGTGGCACAAGCTGACTACGTATGAGTACATCCTGCAGCAgcgtccccagcagcagccagacaaGGTAGACAAGAAACAGGAGTCTTGTTCCTCCCAAGTGAGACCCAGTCAG gaAGCAGACTTATTGTCAGGTAATCCTGGCTATACAGACCCTGGAATTCAAGTAGAGGAATTCTCAACAGTAACTTCAGGAAAAAG CTTTCCAAAGCTCTATGTCCATAACCAAGAAGGTGACCCCAAGCAGAGCTCATCCCCTGGGTCCCCATCTCTTCACTCTGTGGCTCCTTCTCAG CAAcggaagaaaagaagaaagaaaatgcagaaagttTCTTCTTCTGCAATGGACAGTGGATCTAAAGCACATGCTACACCTCAGCCCTCATTCCCAGATCCCCTGTCAG ACAATCCCAGAGGAGTCAGGAAGAAGAATCTGTATTCTGAGCACAAGGTCAAAAGAAGCTGCCAGCAGGACAGACATGTGGAACGAGACCTGGAGCTTTTTTCTAAGATTCCTGCTGTGTTTGTAAGTAAGAGCAGTGGAGAACCTTTTgttcctcagccccagcccagtgAGAGCACGTCAGAGCCTGACCACAGAAAATGCACCAGCAAGCAGCATGTGAGCACACATGATCCATGCTCAAAGGACATAAGGACAAGCACCACAGCGGCCTAG
- the ZDHHC1 gene encoding palmitoyltransferase ZDHHC1 isoform X5 encodes MNICNKPHNKIAPEDLGEAVPEVKVQRARRNGWSWPLHLFQVIAWLLFLFFALVGFGILVPLLPRHWLPAGYICPGVCFIYHLVVHLTAVSIDPADANVREKNYLGPLATFNRNQHAHVIENHHCHVCDVDVSAKSKHCGTCNKCVCGFDHHCKWLNNCVGERNYWLFLNSVLSAILGLGLLLLVAFYVFVEFFVDPAVLRSDQHFDALRNHMDRWFVFLPASPVETRAPAILVTAGIFILLSLVTMILLGHLLTFHIYLLWHKLTTYEYILQQRPQQQPDKEADLLSGNPGYTDPGIQVEEFSTVTSGKSNGRKEERKCRKFLLLQWTVDLKHMLHLSPHSQIPCQTIPEESGRRICILSTRSKEAASRTDMWNETWSFFLRFLLCL; translated from the exons ATGAATATCTGCAATAAACCCCATAATAAGATAGCTCCAGAGGATTTGGGTGAAGCTGTCCCTGAGGTGAAGGTCCAACGTGCTCGAAGAAATGGCTGGAGCTGGCCCCTGCACCTGTTCCAGGTCATTGCCTGGCTGCTGTTCCTGTTCTTTGCTCTGGTTGGCTTTGGGATCCTGGTTCCCCTCCTGCCCCGCCACTGGCTGCCCGCTGGTTACATC TGTCCAGGAGTGTGTTTTATCTACCATTTAGTTGTTCATCTTACTGCAGTTTCCATTGATCCTGCGGATGCAAATGTGCGAGAAAAAAACTATCTGGGCCCTCTGGCCACCTTCAACCGTAACCAACACGCACATGTCATTGAGAACCATCACTGCCATGTCTGTGATGTAGATGT GAGTGCCAAGTCAAAGCACTGTGGAACTTGCAAcaagtgtgtgtgtggcttTGATCATCACTGCAAATGGCTCAACAACTGTGTGGGAGAGAGGAATTACTG GCTCTTTTTGAACAGCGTGCTGTCTGCCATTCTGGGCCTGGGGCTTCTGCTGCTCGTCGCTTTCTATGTCTTTGTGGAGTTCTTCGTCGACCCCGCGGTGCTTCGCTCTGACCAGCACTTCGATG CTTTGAGGAACCACATGGACCGCTGGTTTGTGTTTCTTCCTGCATCTCCTGTTGAGACTCGGGCACCTGCCATTTTGGTGACAGCTGggatttttattcttctcagCCTAGTGACCATGATCCTGCTGGGCCACCTCTTGACCTTTCACATCTATCTCT tGTGGCACAAGCTGACTACGTATGAGTACATCCTGCAGCAgcgtccccagcagcagccagacaaG gaAGCAGACTTATTGTCAGGTAATCCTGGCTATACAGACCCTGGAATTCAAGTAGAGGAATTCTCAACAGTAACTTCAGGAAAAAG CAAcggaagaaaagaagaaagaaaatgcagaaagttTCTTCTTCTGCAATGGACAGTGGATCTAAAGCACATGCTACACCTCAGCCCTCATTCCCAGATCCCCTGTCAG ACAATCCCAGAGGAGTCAGGAAGAAGAATCTGTATTCTGAGCACAAGGTCAAAAGAAGCTGCCAGCAGGACAGACATGTGGAACGAGACCTGGAGCTTTTTTCTAAGATTCCTGCTGTGTTTGTAA
- the ZDHHC1 gene encoding palmitoyltransferase ZDHHC1 isoform X4 — MNICNKPHNKIAPEDLGEAVPEVKVQRARRNGWSWPLHLFQVIAWLLFLFFALVGFGILVPLLPRHWLPAGYICPGVCFIYHLVVHLTAVSIDPADANVREKNYLGPLATFNRNQHAHVIENHHCHVCDVDVSAKSKHCGTCNKCVCGFDHHCKWLNNCVGERNYWLFLNSVLSAILGLGLLLLVAFYVFVEFFVDPAVLRSDQHFDALRNHMDRWFVFLPASPVETRAPAILVTAGIFILLSLVTMILLGHLLTFHIYLLWHKLTTYEYILQQRPQQQPDKVDKKQESCSSQVRPSQEADLLSGNPGYTDPGIQVEEFSTVTSGKSNGRKEERKCRKFLLLQWTVDLKHMLHLSPHSQIPCQTIPEESGRRICILSTRSKEAASRTDMWNETWSFFLRFLLCL, encoded by the exons ATGAATATCTGCAATAAACCCCATAATAAGATAGCTCCAGAGGATTTGGGTGAAGCTGTCCCTGAGGTGAAGGTCCAACGTGCTCGAAGAAATGGCTGGAGCTGGCCCCTGCACCTGTTCCAGGTCATTGCCTGGCTGCTGTTCCTGTTCTTTGCTCTGGTTGGCTTTGGGATCCTGGTTCCCCTCCTGCCCCGCCACTGGCTGCCCGCTGGTTACATC TGTCCAGGAGTGTGTTTTATCTACCATTTAGTTGTTCATCTTACTGCAGTTTCCATTGATCCTGCGGATGCAAATGTGCGAGAAAAAAACTATCTGGGCCCTCTGGCCACCTTCAACCGTAACCAACACGCACATGTCATTGAGAACCATCACTGCCATGTCTGTGATGTAGATGT GAGTGCCAAGTCAAAGCACTGTGGAACTTGCAAcaagtgtgtgtgtggcttTGATCATCACTGCAAATGGCTCAACAACTGTGTGGGAGAGAGGAATTACTG GCTCTTTTTGAACAGCGTGCTGTCTGCCATTCTGGGCCTGGGGCTTCTGCTGCTCGTCGCTTTCTATGTCTTTGTGGAGTTCTTCGTCGACCCCGCGGTGCTTCGCTCTGACCAGCACTTCGATG CTTTGAGGAACCACATGGACCGCTGGTTTGTGTTTCTTCCTGCATCTCCTGTTGAGACTCGGGCACCTGCCATTTTGGTGACAGCTGggatttttattcttctcagCCTAGTGACCATGATCCTGCTGGGCCACCTCTTGACCTTTCACATCTATCTCT tGTGGCACAAGCTGACTACGTATGAGTACATCCTGCAGCAgcgtccccagcagcagccagacaaGGTAGACAAGAAACAGGAGTCTTGTTCCTCCCAAGTGAGACCCAGTCAG gaAGCAGACTTATTGTCAGGTAATCCTGGCTATACAGACCCTGGAATTCAAGTAGAGGAATTCTCAACAGTAACTTCAGGAAAAAG CAAcggaagaaaagaagaaagaaaatgcagaaagttTCTTCTTCTGCAATGGACAGTGGATCTAAAGCACATGCTACACCTCAGCCCTCATTCCCAGATCCCCTGTCAG ACAATCCCAGAGGAGTCAGGAAGAAGAATCTGTATTCTGAGCACAAGGTCAAAAGAAGCTGCCAGCAGGACAGACATGTGGAACGAGACCTGGAGCTTTTTTCTAAGATTCCTGCTGTGTTTGTAA
- the ZDHHC1 gene encoding palmitoyltransferase ZDHHC1 isoform X6, which produces MNICNKPHNKIAPEDLGEAVPEVKVQRARRNGWSWPLHLFQVIAWLLFLFFALVGFGILVPLLPRHWLPAGYICPGVCFIYHLVVHLTAVSIDPADANVREKNYLGPLATFNRNQHAHVIENHHCHVCDVDVSAKSKHCGTCNKCVCGFDHHCKWLNNCVGERNYWLFLNSVLSAILGLGLLLLVAFYVFVEFFVDPAVLRSDQHFDALRNHMDRWFVFLPASPVETRAPAILVTAGIFILLSLVTMILLGHLLTFHIYLLWHKLTTYEYILQQRPQQQPDKVDKKQESCSSQVRPSQEADLLSGNPGYTDPGIQVEEFSTVTSGKSNGRKEERKCRKFLLLQWTVDLKHMLHLSPHSQIPCQSSQPRLLSPHLPTGFTS; this is translated from the exons ATGAATATCTGCAATAAACCCCATAATAAGATAGCTCCAGAGGATTTGGGTGAAGCTGTCCCTGAGGTGAAGGTCCAACGTGCTCGAAGAAATGGCTGGAGCTGGCCCCTGCACCTGTTCCAGGTCATTGCCTGGCTGCTGTTCCTGTTCTTTGCTCTGGTTGGCTTTGGGATCCTGGTTCCCCTCCTGCCCCGCCACTGGCTGCCCGCTGGTTACATC TGTCCAGGAGTGTGTTTTATCTACCATTTAGTTGTTCATCTTACTGCAGTTTCCATTGATCCTGCGGATGCAAATGTGCGAGAAAAAAACTATCTGGGCCCTCTGGCCACCTTCAACCGTAACCAACACGCACATGTCATTGAGAACCATCACTGCCATGTCTGTGATGTAGATGT GAGTGCCAAGTCAAAGCACTGTGGAACTTGCAAcaagtgtgtgtgtggcttTGATCATCACTGCAAATGGCTCAACAACTGTGTGGGAGAGAGGAATTACTG GCTCTTTTTGAACAGCGTGCTGTCTGCCATTCTGGGCCTGGGGCTTCTGCTGCTCGTCGCTTTCTATGTCTTTGTGGAGTTCTTCGTCGACCCCGCGGTGCTTCGCTCTGACCAGCACTTCGATG CTTTGAGGAACCACATGGACCGCTGGTTTGTGTTTCTTCCTGCATCTCCTGTTGAGACTCGGGCACCTGCCATTTTGGTGACAGCTGggatttttattcttctcagCCTAGTGACCATGATCCTGCTGGGCCACCTCTTGACCTTTCACATCTATCTCT tGTGGCACAAGCTGACTACGTATGAGTACATCCTGCAGCAgcgtccccagcagcagccagacaaGGTAGACAAGAAACAGGAGTCTTGTTCCTCCCAAGTGAGACCCAGTCAG gaAGCAGACTTATTGTCAGGTAATCCTGGCTATACAGACCCTGGAATTCAAGTAGAGGAATTCTCAACAGTAACTTCAGGAAAAAG CAAcggaagaaaagaagaaagaaaatgcagaaagttTCTTCTTCTGCAATGGACAGTGGATCTAAAGCACATGCTACACCTCAGCCCTCATTCCCAGATCCCCTGTCAG AGTTCCCAGCCACGGCTGCTGTCACCTCACCTTCCCACAGGCTTCACCTCTTAG
- the LOC132332951 gene encoding fibulin-7-like, with translation MLLTPLPVWLALGILQLPLGSSQECLNQQQALSVVRQMQKLLVAQEAAHLQGTRGLRHQLSILQSRLQRPATKRNEICPQLAVPLNGRMLGRSLRVGHEVHFICDAGFRLVGSETRACRHNRTWSGTQPFCRSIDDCSSNPCANSGTCVDGNQSYTCLCPPGWSGPSCQSPIYSYWVTLSNTSFSRQPRCAEGRSGSRRCSCDTGFQLQPGGVCQDVDECQLYQSSPQTQICLHDCLNLPGSYRCLCPPGYLLHADRNACEDVNECAGKQHNCSQGDLCINTFGSHRCVRPKCPPPRHNTSYVKTSAFQCERNPCPMDSRACQLAASSISFHYLPLQANRTVPRVLFRMSTTRSVGDSLRFAIAGGQGRGVFAVRRSDRHTGELLLTSPVAGPATLEVELEMSEFSHKVLLGKHIFKVMAFVSPYVF, from the exons ATGCTCCTCACCCCACTGCCAGTCTGGCTGGCCCTGGGCATTCTTCAGCTGCCCCTTGGCAGCTCCCAG GAGTGCCTGAACCAGCAGCAGGCACTCAGCGTGGTGCGGCAGATGCAGAAGCTGTTGGTGGCACAGGAGGCTGCCCACCTGCAGGGCACCCGCGGGCTCCGGCACCAGCTCTCCATCCTCCAGAGCCGCCTCCAGAGACCGGCCACCAAACGCAATG AGATCTGCCcgcagctggcagtgcccctgAATGGACGGATGCTGGGCCGGAGTCTGCGGGTGGGCCACGAGGTTCACTTCATCTGCGACGCCGGCTTCCGGCTGGTGGGCTCGGAGACACGCGCCTGCCGGCACAACCGTACATGGAGTGGCACCCAACCCTTCTGCAGAA GTATTGATGACTGCTCCAGCAACCCATGTGCCAACAGCGGGACCTGTGTGGATGGCAACCAGAGCTACACGTGCCTCTGCCCCCCAGGCTGGTCAGGCCCCAGCTGCCAGAGTCCCATCTACTCCT aCTGGGTGACACTGAGCAACACCTCCTTCAGCCGCCAGCCCCGTTGTGCCGAGGGCCGCTCAGGCTCCCGGCGCTGCAGCTGTGACACCGGCTTCCAGCTGCAACCTGGTGGCGTGTGCCAAG ATGTGGATGAATGCCAGCTCTACCAGTCCAGCCCCCAGACACAGATTTGCCTCCATGACTGCCTCAACCTCCCAGGCTCCTACCGCTGCCTCTGCCCCCCTGGGTATCTGCTCCACGCTGACCGCAATGCCTGTGAGG ACGTGAATGAGTGCGCTGGGAAGCAGCACAACTGCAGCCAGGGCGACCTCTGCATCAACACCTTTGGGAGCCACCGCTGCGTGCGCCCCAAGTGCCCCCCGCCGCGCCACAACACCAGCTATGTCAAGACCTCTGCCTT CCAGTGCGAGCGGAACCCCTGTCCCATGGACAGCCGAGCCTGccagctggctgccagctccaTCTCCTTCCACTACCTGCCACTCCAGGCCAACCGCACCGTGCCCCGTGTCCTGTTCAGGATGTCCACCACGCGCTCGGTGGGGGACAGCCTGCGCTTCGCCATCGCGGGTGGGCAGGGCCGTGGCGTCTTCGCCGTGCGGCGCTCGGACAGGCACAcgggagagctgctgctcaccagCCCCGTGGCGGGGCCAGCCACGCTGGAGGTGGAGCTGGAGATGAGCGAGTTCTCCCACAAAGTCCTCCTGGGCAAGCACATCTTCAAGGTCATGGCCTTTGTGTCCCCATACGTGTTTTGA